gacttaacagcatgctcgtcatgggttcaagtcccaaaAGGACCGTGTCGCCATACGTAAAAGTTTGTAAAAgtttgtaaaatgtttcacttGGGGCAAAATGTTTTGACAAAAGCAACATGATGAGGATGTGGTTTAAGCTAAGGTTGCTACAATATACTAGCTTTACATAAATAATGCTGTGCTGTATATACTATACATAAATATCGAAGGTgtttaaactaaactaaacttcAATCTCTACCCTCACAATTCTACCAAAATGCAAGGGCTTAAACCAAAGCCTGAAGTCCAATGTTGtggtccattttgccccaacaAGCGAGGCCATTTTACCCCACACAATACATTTTCACgacttttgacatttttttaaattcatttttttgctcttattatttgttaaattcttacgaaagcttatttttgagACGGTGAAATTTACATCGCCTAGAACTATATTTTATTTGCTAAATTATTCACTTATTTTGAAATCTTATGTTATAAAACGTTCATGATGGGCTTTACACAttgtatttgatgtttttcaatCATTAGAAGTCATCATAACAGTGTTAATATGCCAATAATGCAGGTGACCATTTCGCGCCACTTAACCATTTTGCCCgaggttcccatattttttatGAATCCGTAGACTTTTTCCATGATTGTTTTCCATGAATAAGACGTTGAAGTATCTATTGCTGTCAAAATAACAGTGTAAAATGGTTTAACCAATAAGATACAGACCAAAATCCTTAACAGATCCATTTTGCCCGCTTTCTCTTATAtaggctggtattattgaatccgttcgtagcggcggcgtacgtcccgacactcattttcctaacgtactagatggttgctacagttattcaccgcggcgttgtaggagcgggctcaagaaatgtgttgccatccctagaatttcatgtgagcgccgtacgttcccgctacgaacggattcaataataccagccatagagtatcgcgtactgcggatGATTGCTGTAACCAGTTTCGACCAGTAGACAATTCCTATATTAAACATCGTGCAGTCGACAAATTTAGTCGACAATTGGTACCACATATGCTCTTTGTCGATAGAATTCAAGGTAGTCAAAATCTCATGCAtgacctgtttttttttttaaattttgcataAAGCCCGGCTTACAGTTCCAGTTAAATTGTTCGAAATAGCTTGACTCTTCGACTACGGTAATAATTTACAGTCAtatattacacacacacacacacacacacacacacacacacacacacacacacacacacacacacacacacacacacacacacacacacacacacacacacacacacacacacacacacacacacacacacacacacacacacacacacacacacacacacacacacacacacacacacacacacacacacacacacacacacacacacacacacacacacacacacacacacacacacacacacacacacacacacacacacacacacacacacacacacacacaaacacacacacacacacacacacacacacacacacacacacacacacacacacagacacagacacagacacagacacagacacagacacagacacagacacagacacagacacagacacagacacagacacagacacagacacagacacagacacagacacagacacagacacagacacagacacagacacagacacagacacagacacagacacagacacagacacagacacagacacagacacagacacagacacagacacagacacagacacagacacagacacagacacagacacagacacagacacagccaAATTTTATGttacatttggttttatttaattgatgGTTTTTGTTGAACGTATCGTTTTTAACTAtttatggttttgttgttAGATTGTGtatcttttaaataataagCATGCTTGTAGTAGATTTAAATTTGTcaaagttttatgcaattgTATCATGTTCTTTCATTTACAAATAGCAAATTTagaaaaacaaactgaaaCAAGCAAATGATTTCCATGAACTTTTGAACTTTTTCCATTCATCTTTAGGATACGACACCCTTCCAATAGACTCAATGCAAGGTCTGGAGAttggaggaggtggtggtaGCAGCAACGGTGGTGCGACTGGTAACGGCGGCATgggcggccagcagcagcagtctggCGGTGGGCCCGGTTCGGTGGTGATGGGTGGCGGCGGTGCCAGCGGCATGTCCTCGTCCGGCCAGCCAACATCACCGTACGGTATGGACATGGACGTCGGCGAAATGGAAGCTAGCGAGCTGACGTTTGATCATCTGGACGTGATGCCATCGCCGCCACAGGACAACAACCAGGTTGCCGCCTGGTACGATACCGATCTCTAAAGGGCGGACATACTTTAGCATCGATCAACTTTAGCAGCGGAtgtcgcgcacacacacacatcacaatGCAAACATGCAGGTAGAATGTTcgaaagaacgaaagaacAGAGGAGGGCTAGGCGATCTGCGATCTAGGTGTAGGGCGCGTCTCTGCAATATCACTTCCATTACAAACTGGGCTATATTTggatcattttattttataagtgctaacatttttctttgctcgATATAAGGCTATACCGAAAATTTACATTACGCTCTTTCGCACACCGCGGGTGTGTAGAGAAAagcataattttattttttgataacgATTTTACAATATCTTTTAGCTATTGATAGCTAGTAAAGCAAACATATGGGCGGATTTAAGAAAGCACTTATTGTAATCTTTTTCAtccttttaaaaatattttgtgtGCATCTATGAACGTCTAATCCTCTCAACTATATGctggatatttttttaatcatctAAGGCAAGTCAATCTAACCCCATCACAGGTAAACCTAGAATacattgaaatgtattttttgaggTTTTGCTACAAAATACAATAGAACTTAATATAAATTTGCTGGAAATTGTGTAAGGAACtaatttgaaggaaaaaaaaaatataatcgAATTCATGTAGCAAAATTATGGTACTCCCGTATCTATTAAATTGAGACAAGTGTTAGGGAAAGTATTTGAATGGAAACCTatgcatacacaaacaaaacgaatacAATTATCATTATGaaagcaaacaagaaaacgaaaaatattAGTGCttccaaaaaaacgaaaaccatGTTCAATTCGTTTCatcctctctttttctctcgctccccttctctctctctctctctctgtctcactctctctctctctttatctgatataatccttctttttttcctcctcttcttctctccCGTTTTCATCTAAAAAGAAGCAATGCTTTCAATGCCAGcaattttaatttacttttcaTTTAAATACTACCACTATTTACATCCCATTTTCTTCTatattacaaaaatatataaatatatgatTATCGCTAATTGATAAGTTTTACGAACAATGTGCGGACACAATCAgtcacactctctttctatctttcgTCACATATTTGTTcaattttgcacaatttgtTCAATATGTTCCGGGTATCATTTATCAGATGCATTTGTCATAAACTCTCTGCCGTTACTCCGCTCTGTGGGATAATCTAACGCGTCAGAAGTCGCAAAATGGTGGCATGACGATGTCATGGATTTTGGACGAAAAGTTCTTCAACGAGTTTTTTAACGAATTTAATTGTTGGGCTTAACCGAAGAAAAGCTttgacaaatttcaaggtTCTATTCAAAAAAATGTCATAATGAACAGGAAGAACTAGAATAGAAGAAAGTTGTGGACGACGTGTTCTATACGAAGTTGATTCACTCTTTATTAACATATTTCATGTTAAATCATATTTCAAAAGAATAACAAATCATatttcaaaagaaaaaaaaacaattctttAATTTGAGCAATAACTCAGTACAATTCATTTTCTCTGTCGCCTTCCAATTCAGGGGTTTCTATaggaaatgattaaaaaaaatggatcaAGATTGTGAAAAGGACGACGGATCGCAATTCTAAGGGTACATCACTTAAATGTATCCTCACCAATGCGGTGAGTTATCCCttccattgtttttttcttttttattttaactcaCTTCTTCTCACTCGTTTGACTCATGAACAAAAACTTAGTAATAATATTGGCTGGTAATTTATTTCTTAATGAGGAGCAAAAATATCTATAACAGTTCGTTCCATCGATTTATTTAAAGAAAGATTATTCACATGAAAATGGattgaagaaaagaaataaggGCAACATTTGCTGCAATAGAAAAACTCGAGCGGGATGAGCGAATATGGAAAGATATCCGGTTAACAGAATAGAAAAGGACaaatccatacattttataaAACGGAAGTCGAGTAGAGCTATTTCATAAAAGGAAATGATGAAGCAACCCAGAGAAAAATGTATTTGTTGCAAACTTATTGAACGCAAGGGTAGAAGAAGTAAACAGACCTAAATGCACCTTCCCATACACACATCCATAGAGGAGAAATGGTACGAAGTTATTATAGCAAGTAACTTTTTAGCGGTATAATCAATGTTTTATCATTCATCTGATCATGATCCCAAGatataataaacaaacaaacaagaagaaaataaacaagcaAGGAACCAATGCGAGTCAAATAACACAGAGAAGAGAGAAACTAAAATAACGGTAGAGAAAAAGAATAGCATAAATATATCGggtattaaataaaattgaagcaacaaaacaaaacaaaatcggaATGAGACTAAAGCaacagcgagagcgagagagagacagagggaaAAACAGGGAAAAACGACATTGCAGAACTGTCTCACCGGCTCGGGTCACACGGAACATGGATTTTCGAAAGCGCCTGCTGTGTATCGCACGCCCCACTGCTAACTTGGTTTTTCTTCAGTTTTCAACTCAATTGCACATTCGCTAGAACAGGTTTCATGGTCCGCTTCTGCAATTGCTTGATTGCTACtggaaagataaaaaaggaCGGGGCTGAGCGATGTTGTCCTAAAACGTTGATGTTCCAGAAAAACGGGGGCTAGATTGGGGTAAATCATCATACGCCTTTTTTTTACGTAACGACCTATGCGGTCATGCCGCCCTATACAAGATTTAGAGACTGATTGAGTACTACACAGTCAGATAGTCAATTCTTGCTACGGGCATTcaggcatgttattaagtcgcgCGTTCCTTGTCAATACCATTCATAAAAAACCTGATTGTGGAATATCTGGAGTACGCCTTAGCTGTTGATACTATTTGGGAGGTTGGAGTTGCATTTGTCGTTGCATTACCATTGACAGAATGTGTAGTGTCTTGTATCAGCCAGCAGCAATAGCGTTTAACTCACTCAGAATGCGTGACGTGTGCATATTAGACGTTCAACGTTAGCGACGACAATTACAGCTTCAGGGTGATTTCTCCTCCCACGCAAGGGTGATGTTTACCGACACGCTCCCGTGCGTCCCTCCGCCGATGCACATGACTGCAAAATGGTCTGGCTGATCGCGATGCACCTGCACCCTTGGAACACACTTCTTCCACGATATGCCACACGCGCCGGAAGTTGCAGTTGCAACACGAAAGCTGACTCGACCAGTTTGGTCGCAACATTGAAGGAAGAGCTCGGTACTGCTATGAATTCTCGGTTCCTACTAGTGGCACTGCTATTGCGGATATCACGGGCCGATTGGGTCGAGATACCGCAGGTCAAACCATCGCCTCCGCTAACCCAAGGAGTATCCATCAGCACCACAATCAAACCCGCCACCATCGACAGTCACCACTCGCATCTGCTATTGTCCCATCTTTCTGGCGACCGGAGAAGAGTGGGCAGTCATTGGTCGCCATCTGTAGCTGGTGGTAGTGGCAGTAGCGGTAGTACCTCCTCTTATATCCGCTGGCATCGACCTGTAAATGATTTACTCGAAAACCATGGCCTAAACATGAGCGAATCTCTTCGGGTACCAGCCTGGGTGGGTACAACGACCTGGCAAGAAGCACATCAACACCCGTCCGTTACGCTAGTGAATATTTCAAACAAGGTGGAGCAATTGCACGATGCCGAAAGTGACGAGGACTCGCATGGCGACGGTCAGTACCCGGTGGTGCACACAGAGCTGCTTCCGTTCGGAAATCGGTACGAGGAAGAGTCGATCGAATCGATCGCTGCGAACGGAGCACCAAAGGCCATCCTTCATTATGTGGCACCGTCCGTGGCTCACTTTGACGATTTCGATGACTACGACGAACTATTGCCGCAGGTGCATCAGGTGAAGCCAAAACCTCCGAACAGCGAGATAGAAgtagaggaggaggaggagtacgTAGAAGAGGAAGACCTAGAAGAGGTGCACGAACCGGATAGGACCATCGAGGAATTTGAAACAGTGGAGCAAGCGAAACTACCGAGTAATCTTCATGTGCATCCCCAACCACCGACGGGACTAGGTGGATTTCTCGACTTTCTCCGACGCATGCAGGTCAGCTTCGTGCAGCGAACGGCACACACGATCGGTGACAAGATAAGAATGCTGGCCGGGATGCGCGATCAGCTCCTGAGCACCATTGGTAAATTCTGCGGCATCAATATTGAGACTTATCAATAATGTCAGACATCCATAAACTATCTATAGCATTGCCCTCTTTTCTCCACTTCCCAGAGCGACGGATTGCCGTTCTATGGCAGGGTAACAACGATATGTACCAGTCCGAGCAGCGTAGCCGGGCCAAGCGCGGTTGGATGGAACCGCACGCAGACACGGAGGCCATGGACTTCCCGTCAGCCGAAGGGGCGCTGCTTACCATTTCCTTTCTCACCTTCGCCGTATTTCTGATCAAGCTGGTGCTACAGGTGATCAACACGATAAAGGCAAAACACTACACGTACAGCACATTCGCGGCGGCCACACCGGTGTCGGGTGGATTACTAGTTAAACGCACCCGGCGCCAAACGGTTGATCCGCACGAACTGCAGGTGATCCTGGGTGCACTCAATGGCTTTCGGCCCACGTAGTACACTACCTCAGGCGTGTGCTGCTTACTTTTTGGAGGCAATTTTACAAGTTGTCTATAATTCATTTCTCATTTGATTGAAACACGTGGCAcaagcaataataaaaaaggaaatcgTCTTGCTTTTAAATGAAGTGCGTCATATGCactgtagtgatgggtaaattcaacaaaaaaccggaatcgcttccgaatgactccgccaAAATAAGAACTCGGAGCAAAATTCTGAACTCGGATTCgtttggagccgtccgg
The Anopheles arabiensis isolate DONGOLA chromosome X, AaraD3, whole genome shotgun sequence DNA segment above includes these coding regions:
- the LOC120906150 gene encoding uncharacterized protein LOC120906150 codes for the protein MVWLIAMHLHPWNTLLPRYATRAGSCSCNTKADSTSLVATLKEELGTAMNSRFLLVALLLRISRADWVEIPQVKPSPPLTQGVSISTTIKPATIDSHHSHLLLSHLSGDRRRVGSHWSPSVAGGSGSSGSTSSYIRWHRPVNDLLENHGLNMSESLRVPAWVGTTTWQEAHQHPSVTLVNISNKVEQLHDAESDEDSHGDGQYPVVHTELLPFGNRYEEESIESIAANGAPKAILHYVAPSVAHFDDFDDYDELLPQVHQVKPKPPNSEIEVEEEEEYVEEEDLEEVHEPDRTIEEFETVEQAKLPSNLHVHPQPPTGLGGFLDFLRRMQVSFVQRTAHTIGDKIRMLAGMRDQLLSTIERRIAVLWQGNNDMYQSEQRSRAKRGWMEPHADTEAMDFPSAEGALLTISFLTFAVFLIKLVLQVINTIKAKHYTYSTFAAATPVSGGLLVKRTRRQTVDPHELQVILGALNGFRPT